The following are from one region of the Alteribacter lacisalsi genome:
- the ispE gene encoding 4-(cytidine 5'-diphospho)-2-C-methyl-D-erythritol kinase: MHLIEKAPAKINLTLDVLGKRDDGYHEVEMIMTTVDLADRIHLTLRDDGRISVDVDKGFVPGNEQNLAYQAAKLLKTEFGVKAGVHIFIEKNIPVSAGLAGGSTDAAATLRGLNRLWRLGTTIDKLAELGAEIGSDVPFCVYGGTAIARGRGEKLEHIPSPPPCWVVLVKPPMGASTKDIYGKLDLDHLKHPDTAAVVKAIREKNFRGICEGLGNAMEDATFGLYPEVKSLKERVRSFGAEGVLMSGSGPTVYALLQNQSRADRIYNGLKGFVSQVFVVRLLGAKHHL, encoded by the coding sequence ATGCATCTTATTGAAAAAGCGCCCGCAAAAATTAATCTGACTCTTGATGTGCTTGGTAAACGGGATGACGGCTATCATGAGGTGGAAATGATTATGACAACGGTCGATCTTGCCGACCGGATTCACCTGACTCTCAGGGATGACGGCAGGATCAGCGTTGACGTGGATAAGGGGTTTGTGCCGGGAAATGAGCAGAACCTTGCATACCAGGCAGCCAAACTGCTTAAAACCGAGTTTGGTGTAAAAGCAGGTGTACATATTTTTATTGAAAAAAATATCCCTGTTTCTGCCGGGCTTGCAGGCGGCAGCACTGATGCTGCAGCCACCCTCAGAGGGCTGAACCGATTATGGAGGCTGGGAACGACGATCGATAAACTGGCGGAGCTGGGAGCAGAAATTGGTTCGGATGTGCCGTTCTGTGTTTACGGCGGAACGGCTATAGCCAGAGGACGGGGGGAAAAGCTTGAGCACATCCCATCGCCTCCTCCGTGCTGGGTCGTTCTCGTCAAACCGCCGATGGGAGCCTCAACGAAGGACATTTACGGCAAGCTTGATCTGGATCATCTGAAACATCCGGATACTGCTGCTGTCGTAAAGGCAATCAGAGAAAAGAATTTCCGCGGCATCTGTGAAGGGCTCGGAAATGCCATGGAAGACGCTACGTTTGGACTTTATCCGGAAGTGAAAAGTCTGAAGGAACGTGTGAGAAGTTTTGGAGCTGAAGGTGTTCTGATGAGCGGCAGCGGACCGACCGTCTATGCTCTTCTTCAGAATCAGTCACGGGCCGACCGGATTTACAATGGACTGAAGGGTTTTGTCAGCCAGGTATTTGTCGTACGCCTTCTCGGAGCAAAACATCATCTGTGA
- the yabG gene encoding sporulation peptidase YabG, with product MQGIKVGQIVGRASYNCDVLFRVIAVNGATAELFGEEMRLVADAPVTDLVVMEEAQRKEHTKVFQEKEESCYQLFRQDRKLIREQSEYEITSGYTEKHAFFELPGRILHIDGDPLYLKKCTAVYDRLGVPVYGVSIPEKEMPLQVASLLEMVRPDILVITGHDAYMKNKGGKDELKAYRNSKYFIDAVKEARKVVPYMDNLVIFAGACQSYFQAILRAGANFASSPERINIHALDPVYVVAKVSLTPFMDRVGLWDLLKHTLTGERGMGGIETTGKLRRGIPVEQEEYEE from the coding sequence ATGCAGGGGATTAAAGTCGGTCAGATCGTTGGCAGAGCGTCCTACAACTGTGATGTCCTGTTCAGGGTCATTGCGGTAAACGGGGCAACGGCTGAATTATTCGGGGAAGAAATGCGCCTTGTGGCAGATGCACCTGTCACAGATCTTGTCGTTATGGAAGAAGCCCAGCGCAAGGAGCATACGAAAGTTTTTCAGGAAAAAGAAGAAAGCTGCTATCAGTTGTTTCGTCAGGATCGTAAGCTCATACGTGAGCAATCCGAATATGAAATTACTTCAGGCTATACGGAAAAGCATGCTTTTTTTGAGCTGCCCGGCCGGATTCTTCATATCGATGGGGACCCGCTATATCTGAAAAAATGTACGGCTGTGTATGACCGGCTGGGTGTGCCTGTTTACGGGGTCTCCATCCCGGAAAAGGAAATGCCACTTCAGGTCGCTTCTCTTCTTGAAATGGTAAGGCCGGATATTCTCGTGATTACGGGGCACGATGCATACATGAAAAATAAAGGTGGGAAAGATGAACTGAAAGCCTACCGCAATTCTAAATACTTTATCGACGCTGTAAAAGAAGCGAGAAAAGTAGTGCCTTATATGGACAATCTCGTCATCTTTGCCGGTGCCTGTCAGTCTTATTTTCAGGCTATATTAAGAGCAGGGGCCAACTTTGCAAGTTCTCCGGAACGGATTAATATCCACGCGCTTGACCCTGTGTATGTTGTGGCAAAAGTAAGCCTTACACCTTTCATGGACCGTGTCGGACTGTGGGATCTGCTCAAGCATACCCTGACCGGAGAGCGGGGAATGGGCGGCATTGAAACAACCGGAAAGCTCAGAAGAGGGATCCCGGTTGAACAGGAAGAATACGAAGAATAA
- a CDS encoding small, acid-soluble spore protein, alpha/beta type has protein sequence MGRRRGTMSEGFKNELAKELGFYDTVQKQGWGGIRSKDAGNMVKRAVEMAEQRMAEENRNRH, from the coding sequence ATGGGAAGAAGACGAGGTACCATGTCAGAAGGCTTTAAGAACGAGCTGGCAAAAGAACTGGGGTTCTATGATACCGTTCAAAAGCAGGGCTGGGGAGGCATCAGATCAAAAGATGCCGGCAATATGGTAAAACGGGCCGTGGAAATGGCCGAGCAGCGCATGGCAGAAGAGAACCGAAACCGACACTAA
- the veg gene encoding biofilm formation stimulator Veg → MGKTLIEIKRTLDENVGKRVTIKANGGRRKTIERSGLLEGTYPSVFIIKLDQDANAFERVSYSYTDVLTDTVQLSLPEEETATESV, encoded by the coding sequence ATGGGAAAAACGTTGATTGAAATCAAGCGTACGCTTGACGAAAATGTCGGCAAACGAGTCACGATTAAGGCAAATGGTGGAAGAAGGAAAACGATCGAACGATCCGGCCTTCTTGAAGGAACCTATCCTTCCGTGTTTATTATCAAGCTCGATCAGGATGCCAACGCTTTTGAACGAGTATCCTACAGCTACACTGATGTATTGACAGATACTGTTCAGCTATCACTGCCTGAAGAAGAAACTGCTACTGAATCTGTATAG